In the genome of Chrysoperla carnea chromosome 5, inChrCarn1.1, whole genome shotgun sequence, the window GTTGTGAATGATAACTTCGCTTCACCTAATTCAAGTCCTGTTATAATATATGGAATTTCACCAACAGATGATTCATCGGTTTTGGTTGACATTGAACAAGTTCCTGTGCAACCGCTCCCCGAAGTACCAATAGCCTGTTTTACACTTATAATACTTGAATCAATCGTATGACGTAATTCAAGTAATTCTAAAGGAGGTAGCGGTAACAATATATCGGAATCATCGTAAAATTTAAGGGTAGCTTTTATACATTTACCAATTTCAACTCTGTCAGGCATATCAACTTTAATAGATTTAACAGATACAACTTGTACCAAAATTTGAACTGATCGAGATGGTAAACATATGTCAGTTACGCTGATTTTCAACTCCCCAGTTGCTTTTGGTGTGATTTCCATTTCACGATTACCTTCGTTAAATTTAACATGGGCAATGTCTTTGGAGCTTAGAGCTAGTTCATAATACCCGGATCCttgttttatattcaaatattgaaCGTTACTTGGATggttataaattgaaatttttgtcgcGCTCAATTCAACATCTCCAACCAAGAAAAATGTCAAAGCTGTAAAAATTGTTGGAATCACATTAGGTGGACATACACCCGTACATCCAAAATCTTTAGATAACTCTTTTATATCTGTATTAATCTTTTGCTGGGATAATATATTCTTCTTATATCCTTCAATGATACTTGTTATATCAAGATTTCCAATTTGTTTCGAAGGTTGAATAATTTGGTAATACCGTTTTGGTAGGTCCACATTATATTCTTTTATAGTTTCTTCTTTATACccatctttaaaaaatatgctcCCACCAGTGGATGGAACTAATTGCCAATGTAAAGCTAAACTAGAAATGTTATCAAATATTCGTCCTTGTTCATCTTTAACTAAAACAGTTAGctcaatattttgataattatgcACAGcgattttttgtgaatttaaatCCATTGGACAAGAATGAGTATCAACAATTTCTACTTCGGGTTTGATACGAATTATTCGAGGTTTACTACAAATAACACGAATTGAGGCAATACTAGCAATACTTGAACAGGATGTTGAAACCATTGGTGTGTTTACGATTGAAATATCGACTATGGATTCTCCAATAGATAAACACCGAACATTTACTACAAAAACATCGGCTTTCTTTTCGGTTATCGAATCTGTAATGTCACATGCTTCAACATTATCAGTATTTACAATTACAGAACGGTTGTATTCAGCTAAACGACCGATCCATGGTTTTGGACcacctaaaaaaatataaaaaatattgtaaaaatgttttggactACATGCACGGTAAGAGCATATAAGATTGTCGTGAAACAATGTGTATATTTTAACCCTAAAGTGCTACTCAACTGTTTCTCATACAATATATAGGGTGTCTTTTTAAAGTTGACACATCTTATACTGGTATCGAATTTAAtgtaagttttcaggttcaattaaaacctcactctgattcaaaactgacaaacattacatgaacgctttaaattagaaagttgttctttataaatacgcaaacatattttgattgaaacaattttctgttaactgaatagtttagacagtaattgatagtaaaaatttaactttttgtgcgttttttcattcaatttgaacaaaaatagtctttatagaaaaacaaaccacttttattggatttattggaattttttttcgaagagtgcctagatttcgcagaatTTTGGGTAAAAGTTTTCAGTACGTTTtagcctaaactgtacggtttgcggaaaaatatttcgaacaaaatatattacttttttaatcaatcacaATCCTCTAATTAAAGTCACTCATCTATCGATAACAGTTATGGAATAGAgtgcttttcattgagcttgaaagcCTAGGCCGAACTTTATTAAAGCTTATCTCGAATTAAATCaatcgatttcaaatttttatagtacttgtattataatattcttaataagtatacaaatatttagaattttctgatatTATGCTTGCTCATAGCGAGAgaacaaagataaaaattatttttggttttttaaaatctctttttatctaaaaataataattaaattccgGGAAAATTATGAGAAATCAAGTCTACATATTTGTACCTTGTAATATAATATTCCGACTTGTACCGACAGCTAAAATAGTTTCGGCTTTTACTGGATGCAATATAGTAAGCGGTTGAAATGCAGATACTGTAACACTATCTTCTAATAAAATTCCTTGGTATTCGTAGCTGACAGTAATTTTGCTCGTTCCTACGATTAAACCCACTATTTGAATTGTCGTGCACGCAGTGCCTGTAAATATAAACCTAATATAAGAAAttgataaagaatttttttttaaattttcgatttaaaaaattattcttaccgACGGgttgtaaaacttttgtttcattgtaaaagaaattttcgtCAGTCGACGTCACTTTAAATGGTATTTCACCGCATTGGGTGAATGGAACTTCATCTTTTGTTTGAGAACCCCGTATTCCATATAAAGCGATTTGTAAATTAATGGGTTTATTTATTTCAGcttctaaaatatattcaatgatTTCTAATCGTGTGGGGGGTATTATATAcactctaaaaataaaaaaattcattttaaattatgattttccaACTGTATTGACTTTAATATACTTAGAAGTCTTGCGATTATTATGATTTCTTGCCATCGCCGCGGAAATTTGAGCTGTTCCTTGTGACTGTGTTCGAACGACTCCGCCTTGAGTAACCACAGCAACACCAGCATTTGTTGTACTCCACAAAAAGTGTCCATCCCCACCTGttgcttttaattttacttcatacctaaaaaaattcattgaaaatttactaaattgaaTAGCCtcgcattttttaaataaaaaaaaacttactttggTTTAACAATTGGATCCCATGGTAAAATGATTTCAGTGGGTGTTAGCACAATACGAGGATAAATATATAGATCACTACGAACTGATACTTTTGTATCTAAGCGTCGTAAATTTACGGACTCTAAAGAAGCATGAACTGTTGTAAATCCATGTTCAATACCGTATCCTGTAAGCCATGTACCATTATTGGACCTTTGTGTTACTTGGTAATATGCTGGATCAATTTGAATATTAACTTCAACTTCATCGcctaaatgaattttatgatctTGACTGAAAAATTGTATCATGAGAATTATTAAAGCGAattataagacaaaaaaaaattacattaagaaTTAGATAACCTTGTAtaatgctataaaaaatttattcgccGAAATTCCAGTAGCGGAGAAATTTGAGAGAGGGGAATAGTCAATTACTATGATCCCCATATATACACCaatgaattgaaattaattatttaattcaaatagaaTTTTAGGGCCGTCAGCGCATAAACGGAGCAATTAATTGCAGTaacttcttttaatttttttattcattgataTAATTAGAAATCAgatcaaattataaaacatgaaaaaaaaaaattaatgagaatctATTACAATTAAGGTTTAACTAAATTTGGTGCAAATGGAGTTCGCTAACGATAGAACGTTATCAAAATCATTTGGCTCTTCATTTTTACTTACAtttctaaaacatttatttactttttttatataactaaatcttttttaattaaaaacttcatGCTTCAAATAGTAATTGCAATTTTATGATTGtttatacattataaaattataaactttatacCTAATCAAAGTTAATTACTTgtagtttattaataatactttttacaaaatatatttgtactgattaatattaaaaaatttaaacgatAATGTATATTAAAACGAGGCGATgaactgtttaaatttatcgattATCATACtcccattatttattataggttTATCAAGCCAACAATATAAAAAGTACAGGCATGTTAAAAAGCGTAACATAGAGGATTGCATTACTAAAGGTTTTGCTCTTGGAAAATTTGTTAACACTTTAGAATGATTAACCAAAATTAAACCTCTCTTTACTATATTGCGATTCTATTCAGGATTTAGAAATCAGCATTACTTTGAAAGGCATCCAACTATTGGCATCACCaaccatattaaaaaaatgccaTAGAGGTAGGCGAAAAATACTTCCTACAACTTGGTTTCAGCGTTTTCCCGTAATTTGATAgtaaattgagaaaattatacAGTAACGccaaaaaggatttttttttcaagtagaGCCAATACATCATTTTCCATTAAGCATAatttgcaaattaaatttttactgacATTTTAGACTGACGCTGAAATATTGAAGCTTTTACAGTTTCTAACAAAGTGACAATTCTTCATGTCATATGTATACATGGAATCCTAATTGCTCTTACTTTTAGCTGTTTTGGAAATGTTatacaatgaatattttaaaaattttttttattgccaagAAGGAGAAATATATTCTGAATGTCATGGTGATTGCCATCGTTCCTGTGCTTTAATTGACACTCCTAATGGCAAAATTAATAAACGTAAATGTCCAAAAAATAGAACAGTTAGATGTCAATCAGAATGCATATGCGCAGAATCATATTGTCGTCACACCGAACTGAACAATTGTATTGCagcaaatttaaatgataaatactgtataagatataaaaaaatgaatgattagGTCACTGTTCTTGTAGTTTAAGCTTGTTACCAAACTTAATCACCAAAAAGTTGCATCCATGAGCATTggatcataataaataatttttaatacagaaaGATCatacatatcaaaaattttttattatttacaattttctaataatttattacctgCAGAatgcttccaccataatttCATGTGAATCTCGTAAAAGTACAGCCCAATTTCGATGTGGTAGAATATTAATGACTAGATATGCGGGATAAACTACAGATACTAATGCTGAAGGTAATTTTACATTAGATTCGGATGGATCCATGTTCTTATCGTTCACGGTAACTCTTGTTTTGCCAACAGTAAGGCCTTGAATTAATCCTATAATATTTTCTCAttagcataaaaataataaagacaaAAGAGCcgttcaaaaagaaaattgattaactACACTTTATAAACTTAATGTACGTTCTCGaataatagtaattttcatCTCCCGTTCCTTTACTATAAGAAGTTTTCGGTAaagtatctcaaaaaattttgaaaagtttaaaaagtgtcATCAATCGATTTGTTCCGTGATTGGCTTCTAATagaaatgataaattaaatttataccaTTTGTTCCAAGAAGGGCAACACTTTGATCTTGAACaccaaaataatattgattatttggCATTATAATTTCTTCTAACTTGTTCTGGTACATTCTATATACTCGAAATTTAATTTCGGAATTTGGTAAAATATACACTTCAGGaggtaatataataatgttagCAACAATCATTAATACAACCTCTGAGGGTTTTATATGTCTGTACTCTGTTTGTGGAAGGCCAACAGAaacctagaaaataatttttttttcttagataaaacaattaaatttgattatagttTTAATACTTTGGCAACACCAGTTTTAACTCCTTCCAAAAGCACAATATGTCCTTGAATTCCTAATTCCTCGAAAGCTTGAATTGAATGTGGTGTCTCATATGGAGATTCTTTAAATGTTAGAAAACGTAAAACGGGACTATCATGGCATTTTTCTTTACCAGAGCAGTGCGAAAAGAGTGACCATTGAAACGGTATGCCTTCCAAGGAACTGAATTCGTTgcctaaaaaattattcgaatgaattagaaattaaacttttgtcaTAATTACAgggaaaaaaaccaaatattatGTCAAGGTTTCATAATTTTGGTAATCGCCTTactacattgaaaaaaaaaattaaaggaaaactttaaaatcttaataatgtATTTCTTCAAAACTGAATCTCAGAaatcatgaaattaaaaaagaattttcagaAATTCATATAGTGATACgtctcaaaaaagaaaaaaaaatccagaaaaattATCTGTCCtgcaattatatgaaaattttactgAGTTAAATCGAACTTAAAAAATCTGAATGATAAAAAGTTACAATATTCTGTGATAAACATGTTTTCAGACATTTTATCTCTTAGGCGATATTCTTATTTCTTAGACTTTAGcgtaaatttatacaattattgtgTTTCtggtaattcaattatttattttcaatagttccatagatgttttaataattcttcTAGATAAAGACTgaatttttctgatttattttacattttctggGTAATATTAtcctaaatatttaataacttcgTCTTCGTCTtcgaaaattatacattttctgGGTAATGTTAtcctaaatatttaataacttcgTCAAAGTCTTCGAAAACTTTGTCTATCttatttaaggacgttcccaaaaaaaatcacgtttttttaagatcatctttaaatcgtgcaTAAGCATTCTCATTAATGTCATTATaaccaagtaaattttttaatatctcttacggtgttaaatttatagatttgaactGTTCAAGTTTGCTTTTTTAACATGAAATCCTacattgaagtgtttttaaaggtattctttattatataacaaggctaattttcttaagacaaatttggaaaactaatattcattagttaaaagaaTGAcgaatattttcctataaagaaaattataacaaacggCATTCGCTTTTTCTAtgagtgattttctctaaatctttaggcatcaatatttcaacaactatgatatatattgaaaaatcgaactcttaattttcattaagtttTAACAGAGTCCaccctaaaaatttgaaacttaagtctcaaatatttgcatactCATTTTtattgggaacgtccttaatatACCTAACTTTGATatgtaaaaaaagcaaaattcgtCAAATTTTAGTATGATTGCTGTAGTTTTTGTCCATTAGATGTAttctattttcgatattttacatGATAACTTTAAAACATTATGAAAAGACTAAGATAACAAATTCTAATCACGCTTTAATCAAACTTCAATAATGATAAACCTTGATCGTCATATGCTCGAACTTCAAAAGCTTCAGGAGCCTCTTCCATGTATAATTCTCGTGTAgttgtaacaatttttaaactatcaatAACATCCAAAATAACATCGCATCTTAAAATTTGTTCAGTTTGTACTTCTTCAGCCAAAATCATAGCTGTATTGCGAACAGCGTCCCTTGAAATAGTCGAAACAATAACTGCTGCGGAACATCTTCGTTCCTCGTCTAAATTTAAAGGTATTAGTTGTACTAAATCTAGTCTTGATGTACTCCTAAAATTTAAAGAAGCcggtatttgtataaaaaaatgtgtgcTTTTAGGTTATGTTTTTACTAACCATTTATAACATCCGCCGTCAGTAACTTCTAACGTAAAATTTACTgataaatcattaaataatgGTAACAAAATACGTGGTACATTTAGTTTTGAACtttctatttgtttaataaataaatttattaatatcatgaaaagtagtaaatattttctacgCGCCATAATTTGGTATATTCGATCACATGGATGTCTATCTTCGTTGGGgagcaaaacaaaaacaaacatcaACGCCATctcatatatgaaatatgtaacttaaaaaattggtCATGCAAGTATCTAACTACATCCAATATGGTTCGCAAGTTatggataatttttatattgggaaagcaaataaaatgattaaaatttggatatacCGAGGGGACAGAATTGGACCTCAGAACTGATATTACAGTCGCAACGAGTTATGTTTATAGTGCGTTTCACTGATTTAATCCTCGCGTCTTGGCCAAAATCCTGACTTGGCTAACATAGCGTAGAATATATCTTTTAGAttgaagtaaatataatttccattttcatgAATCGGGATAtaggaatatttattaattattttaaatataatgggAGATGATTCCTTAATTTGGCCCCTATATGAATGATGTGATATTGGTATCCCTGATGGTACAAAAAGGGCAAGTATATGATCTTTcgatttttgccaaaaaaaataaGGTTCAAAATCCCGATTATCTTTGCTGCAACTCCCGAAGATATTCTGGCAcatcattttcaaattaaaaaaataatctttttgatTATCTattattcaatttcaataatatttacgGTCAAAATCCCGTAAAGAaaagtaaacataaaaattaccgACCTCAGGACTCTCCTTATAGACGGAcctctaaaaatttttgagcattgttgcaatttataaaatattttggttattaaaaataccatcaaataacttttaaatttgaaatttttttcaattattgcaaaatttcaaccaattaaaaaatatttacgaaaaaaggttttctctttttttaaagttatagatttatttttaaatcattttggctgtggaaaaattattttattaaaaaaaattaaactgaatCAAAGATAGCCATTGGGATAGCAACAAGTTCAGTTGTTTTGGGTATTCTTTTTTGACATAAACATTGCTTTAGTTTCACTTTGTCGAATAAAATTCATCCAACATGCGCGAAATTGTGCACATTCAAGCAGGGCAGTGCGGTAATCAGATTGGGGCGAAGGTTTGTGTAGTATTTCTCCATTTAGAATTTATGTTGTAAAcgtatataatttctttttacagtTTTGGGAGGTAATCTCAGACGAACATGGGATTGACCCTACGGGTACTTATCATGGGGATTCCGATTTACAATTAGAAAGAATAAACGTATATTATAATGAAGCAACGGGCGGCAAATATGTTCCAAGAGCAGTGTTGGTGGATCTTGAACCCGGTACAATGGACTCTGTACGATCGGGTCCATTTGGACAAATATTCCGACcagataattttgtttttggacAATCTGGTGCAGGAAATAACTGGGCGAAAGGTCATTACACAGAGGGAGCTGAACTCGTGGATTCAGTTTTAGACGTTGTAAGAAAAGAAGCAGAGGGGTGCGATTGTATGCAAGGATTTCAATTAACACATTCATTAGGCGGGGGCACAGGCTCTGGATTAGGAACTTTGTTAATATCAAAAATCCGGGAAGAATATCCTGATAGGATAATGAACACATTTTCCGTAGTACCGTCACCGAAAGTATCCGACACAGTTGTTGAGCCATATAATGCCACTTTGTCCGTCCATCAATTGGTTGAAAATACAGACGAATCATATTGCATTGATAATGAAGCGTTATACGATATTTGCTTCAGAACATTAAAGTTAACGACTCCCACTTACGGTGACTTAAACCATTTAGTTTCGGCTACAATGTCAGGTGTAACAACTTGCTTAAGATTTCCGGGTCAATTGAATTctgatttaagaaaattagcggTAAATATGGTACCATTCCCGCGATTACATTTCTTCATGCCCGGTTTTGCACCATTAACATCTCGTGGAAGTCAACAATATCGAGCTTTAACTGTACCGGAATTAGTATTACAAATGTTTGATGCCAAAAATATGATGGCTGCATGTGATCCCCGACATGGACGTTATTTAACCGTTGCAGCTATCTTTCGTGGTCGTATGTCCATGAAAGAAGTTGATGAACAAATGTTAAACATACAGAATAAGAACAGCAGTTATTTTGTGGAATGGATTCCGAATAACGTAAAAACAGCCGTTTGCGATATCCCACCAAGAGGTTTAAAAATGTCATCAACATTTATTGGAAACTCAACATGTATCCAAGAATTGTTTAAACGAATTTCTGAACAATTTACAGCAATGTTTAGACGAAAAGCATTTTTACATTGGTATACTGGTGAAGGTATGGACGAAATGGAATTTACTGAAGCCGAATCGAATATGAATGACTTAGTATCAGAATATCAACAATATCAAGATGCAACTGCTGAAGAGGAGGGAGAGTTTGATGAGGAAGAAGAGGCTGACAATGAAAATTAATCGACCAATCTGACTACCGATCTGtcattaacataaataatacatatgggacattttatctttcatttttaaatttaggggTTTTTAATGGATGGAAtatcttgttttaaattttacttgtgttaatgtttttttatttttaattttgtatacatatggaaaaatttgaagcgtacaattaaatgtcattttttatacacaatttGTACGATATAAATGTAATTACTGTGACataagtaatttattaaaaaatagtaattcaagtatatatgtatatttgagTTTCCGTTTCATTTTCAGATTTCTAACTTTTTCAGTTTGATCTCGTGCCAGAAAAAACTACTTTATTGCAGGCCTCATCCAGGGGGGCTGGGATTGTTGAAAGTTTTGTGTATCATGTAAGGTCATAAAGTcaagaaaaataagaaacttttttttgaattaaacattttatgccAAAATAGGATATTcatagttaatatttttcaataagttaattctgctagaggtacataaaaaaagcttttccaAAACCCTGTGGTAGATATTTggcaaatatttgaaaacacaaCATTGAAAATATCGAGCTTCGAGTGAATTCTTGGCGTACTTTCCGGTAATGCGTTTTCGTTAAAGATTGTCGACCCAGATGTCACGGAAATCATCGTGTAAATTTGGAGAGTATGGTTTAAAAAGTTGAACGTAAGTcgagttttcaaaaaattttttatttttttgggagacaagcaaaaattgataaaatattgcgatgattaAAAATACCAAACTCCATCCTGTAAATTTGAGAGAATCAAATCGATGTACGGTAATCAGCCAGTTCGTTAGCCTCGATTCTGGTCTTCTGTTTGAAATACTCGACTCGAAATAGTCAAATAATGTACAAAGAATGCATGCCCGACTCTCCCcacagattttcttgaaacatatctaagaacacgctaccaaattatctttcaagcaataaaaaaaaaaaaccgaaacacacacatagcggttaaacttacgacatccttttttttttgcgtcgagggttaaaaaaaaaaaaaatttgcataataataattttttttatttgcaaattgaTGAATTGAACGAAGTAATCAATCACATATGTTTTTGACTGCTGTGAATAAttagtttatataataattaatcatactCTAGAAAAAACAGTGCATTTTGTGGAccctattaataattataataaaatcataaatttatggAATCTTTCGAATATAATGATTAtcgaataattcatttttaattaattgtatactTCTCTAAACattcaacaatattttgaacatattatgtcttttttttattaaattggcaaaaaatattttttaaataggtatttTTTACGATAGTTATGGAGTTTCTTTAACCAGCAAGAAACTTTTCAAGTCATAATTTCATTAaggattatttttatgaataacccGCTACAATAGCGAAATTTACATTCGTGTAGAAACTTAGAAGACATGCATCTTTGACTCTCATccataatttgttataaattcaaaatatgaatttttaaatggttgtttttgttaattgaaAGTTTATTTCATAGAGATATTATAAGGATAGAGTGTGCAAGAGAATAGTGAGTTCCTGTAGGTAAGAGAAAGAATGCTGCCAAGCTAACGTATCATTTCTTCTATTTCTATGTAACGTATCATTTTCTCGCCAACTTTCTCTCTATCTTACCTGCGGACACTCTTACTGTTCTCTCGCACACTCTATTCTTATAATATCTCTATGGTTGGGTTATATTATGAGATTCAACTTTTGACCATatacgaaaaataacaattcagGCCTTAACCTCCGAAATTTTTGAAGATTTCAGAAACTGGTGACGAttattttgtcattaaaaaagcttaaaatgaccactgaaaattattattttgaaattgggCTATCATCCccctttttgtatttatatcagGGTAGGATAatctcatttcaaaataaatgtgtCCAGAACGAGAAATGGTAAGGCAGTACATTCGGTATAGACATTTGAGGAATTGTTTAGTTCAGCTAGGAATATGAATCCACTGCTATAAACATTATCGTGTAATGATTTTCGTAAAATTCCGTCTGCCAAGTGACGGATTTACCATTCGGTGGAGTACGCAAATGCTTTGGAGCTCTGGAGGAAAGGCCATAAGAGACAAAGACAAATTTGTAGGAGAAGGGCGGCACAAGGAAGCGCTAGGTTttaggaagaaaaaaaaaagttcaaatttttatgagaagCGCCTCCCAAAGGGGCAGGGTTTCaagttgatttaaaaagtagaaatgCATTTCCTATGGGGCCCGACATGGGTTAATCCGGCACTGCGTCTGTCCATCCATTGTCACTATCGGAGATGATTATCGTTTATTTACTTTGGCACTAAGTATATGtatgaacaattttaataatattagacATACAGAAAAGTACACCAGAGTGCGGGATACCCCTTAAACTCTAGCTTTATTTTCTGGCTCTGGGCACAGGTTGTGGATTTGGTTCTCG includes:
- the LOC123299655 gene encoding nuclear pore membrane glycoprotein 210 codes for the protein MARRKYLLLFMILINLFIKQIESSKLNVPRILLPLFNDLSVNFTLEVTDGGCYKWSTSRLDLVQLIPLNLDEERRCSAAVIVSTISRDAVRNTAMILAEEVQTEQILRCDVILDVIDSLKIVTTTRELYMEEAPEAFEVRAYDDQGNEFSSLEGIPFQWSLFSHCSGKEKCHDSPVLRFLTFKESPYETPHSIQAFEELGIQGHIVLLEGVKTGVAKVSVGLPQTEYRHIKPSEVVLMIVANIIILPPEVYILPNSEIKFRVYRMYQNKLEEIIMPNNQYYFGVQDQSVALLGTNGLIQGLTVGKTRVTVNDKNMDPSESNVKLPSALVSVVYPAYLVINILPHRNWAVLLRDSHEIMVEAFCSQDHKIHLGDEVEVNIQIDPAYYQVTQRSNNGTWLTGYGIEHGFTTVHASLESVNLRRLDTKVSVRSDLYIYPRIVLTPTEIILPWDPIVKPKYEVKLKATGGDGHFLWSTTNAGVAVVTQGGVVRTQSQGTAQISAAMARNHNNRKTSKVYIIPPTRLEIIEYILEAEINKPINLQIALYGIRGSQTKDEVPFTQCGEIPFKVTSTDENFFYNETKVLQPVGTACTTIQIVGLIVGTSKITVSYEYQGILLEDSVTVSAFQPLTILHPVKAETILAVGTSRNIILQGGPKPWIGRLAEYNRSVIVNTDNVEACDITDSITEKKADVFVVNVRCLSIGESIVDISIVNTPMVSTSCSSIASIASIRVICSKPRIIRIKPEVEIVDTHSCPMDLNSQKIAVHNYQNIELTVLVKDEQGRIFDNISSLALHWQLVPSTGGSIFFKDGYKEETIKEYNVDLPKRYYQIIQPSKQIGNLDITSIIEGYKKNILSQQKINTDIKELSKDFGCTGVCPPNVIPTIFTALTFFLVGDVELSATKISIYNHPSNVQYLNIKQGSGYYELALSSKDIAHVKFNEGNREMEITPKATGELKISVTDICLPSRSVQILVQVVSVKSIKVDMPDRVEIGKCIKATLKFYDDSDILLPLPPLELLELRHTIDSSIISVKQAIGTSGSGCTGTCSMSTKTDESSVGEIPYIITGLELGEAKLSFTTGHGPRIVKSNPISIQVFRPIKILPRNITLIVSSMLQLNYEGGPSPDANIDFITENSKIATVQSNGLVEAQEFGKTKILGQATGVNSCSGQKVLFSKDSIQVNVVKLTGIKIGAPLARFKVGNTVPVWALGIPEQITPLILGTTSLPITYEWQVIPEEIASINTVFNGDGIKYNKEEQVTMQLTGLAPGRAKVILTANVHCKILGLDCVLKNCYRKLETSLDIEIFERLLVSPPPKMVHQELLLAPYSTFQITSNKDRTCQVAYSVQQDVSPGAMVANEKSIGFANVVVSVTPTGMVKSYGIYGRAVIVVTAVEEFGLKQSITIVVEVKPVHYMLPHIHSSINILKGQYINDIPRGVDIHLEITYHDNTGDKFVAVQNNLKIRTSRSDLATVRRGTDNTTLIANLQRTGDTVLKIWDDAYTLRVMDYLKFHVGNVIRPASPKLTVGDVVCFFSPLTSPDGAYGKWSAQSPFLEDGKKDGVMVAVKSRERPISIGYTIGGMQTTNDVHVSPINRIRFLSENTCACLSNSFRLSVEEIPLVLYGPLDTIDKVKNLITAEKCNSKFDYEITRFPYTCEIEFTNKNTETSIEDLFNVEPSFNFNTGQYSCKIITLRDSELNTSLLSNNITVRAISNGIKDEAKLSFIPGVFIDNSYLYISPDHRTGYILIHGVASVLKNLKVIPVDSELLDVYHSSSPAYTTKRFDIALKDVGANQITDDKMGVIVISEMTKQKIKVNVISDGTTFEGSASSLEWGSPLMERIWNLRQVFAITASLIGIFLASLYGYSNYIQPIINVNVQAARPPIVDGSPKNTSMYNYPGRGTGAPGPFSKFSPSSSPVNRSGTSPNCYGAPINLTPRKTLYTSYDSPNLSNISPPRQTNYEELRNRAFNK
- the LOC123300971 gene encoding tubulin beta chain isoform X2; the encoded protein is MREIVHIQAGQCGNQIGAKFWEVISDEHGIDPTGTYHGDSDLQLERINVYYNEATGGKYVPRAVLVDLEPGTMDSVRSGPFGQIFRPDNFVFGQSGAGNNWAKGHYTEGAELVDSVLDVVRKEAEGCDCMQGFQLTHSLGGGTGSGLGTLLISKIREEYPDRIMNTFSVVPSPKVSDTVVEPYNATLSVHQLVENTDESYCIDNEALYDICFRTLKLTTPTYGDLNHLVSATMSGVTTCLRFPGQLNSDLRKLAVNMVPFPRLHFFMPGFAPLTSRGSQQYRALTVPELVLQMFDAKNMMAACDPRHGRYLTVAAIFRGRMSMKEVDEQMLNIQNKNSSYFVEWIPNNVKTAVCDIPPRGLKMSSTFIGNSTCIQELFKRISEQFTAMFRRKAFLHWYTGEGMDEMEFTEAESNMNDLVSEYQQYQDATAEEEGEFDEEEEADNEN
- the LOC123300971 gene encoding tubulin beta-4B chain isoform X1, which produces MREIVHIQAGQCGNQIGAKFWEVISDEHGIDPTGTYHGDSDLQLERINVYYNEATGGKYVPRAVLVDLEPGTMDSVRSGPFGQIFRPDNFVFGQSGAGNNWAKGHYTEGAELVDSVLDVVRKEAEGCDCMQGFQLTHSLGGGTGSGLGTLLISKIREEYPDRIMNTFSVVPSPKVSDTVVEPYNATLSVHQLVENTDESYCIDNEALYDICFRTLKLTTPTYGDLNHLVSATMSGVTTCLRFPGQLNSDLRKLAVNMVPFPRLHFFMPGFAPLTSRGSQQYRALTVPELVLQMFDAKNMMAACDPRHGRYLTVAAIFRGRMSMKEVDEQMLNIQNKNSSYFVEWIPNNVKTAVCDIPPRGLKMSSTFIGNSTCIQELFKRISEQFTAMFRRKAFLHWYTGEGMDEMEFTEAESNMNDLVSEYQQYQDATAEEEGEFDEEEAEEDNLKSQVMRKSNDNKIL